One genomic segment of Alosa sapidissima isolate fAloSap1 chromosome 13, fAloSap1.pri, whole genome shotgun sequence includes these proteins:
- the slc26a1 gene encoding sulfate anion transporter 1 codes for MGSLSPDNMEDTKSSVIGPLERRVRQRKAPLEVIKSKIGRSLTCSVPRLKGALTGLFPVVLWLPKYKLKEYVWGDLMSGLIVGIILVPQAIAYCLLAGLEPIYGLYTSFFANIIYFLMGTSRHVSVGIFSLMSLMVGQVVDREVYLAGFDLNEDAKQGPAGGNALNFTEDSYSGVMNVSTLRVLDMECGKECYAIGIATALTLLAGIYQVLMAVLRLGFVSVYLSGPMLDGFATGASCTILTVQAKYLLGLKIPRHQGYGTVVVTWINIFKNIHKTNFCDMITSAICISILVAGKEIQERFKDRLKIPLPTELVVVAGATVASHFADFHGTYSSSISGAIPTGFIQPKVPSVDMMSRVVFDAIPLAVISFAFTVSLSEMFAKKHGYTVRPNQEMIAIGCCNIIPSFFHSFTTSAALAKTMVKDSTGCQTQVSSVVSAFVVLLVLLFFAPFFYALQKCVLACIIIVSLRGALRKFRDLPNMWRVSKMDAIVWIVTMASTALISVELGLLVGVVFSMMCVVAQTQHPQVSLLGQVNNSCHYEDTEEYQNLQTIPKVKIFRFQSPLYYANKQIFLKSLYKTVGLEPFLEVTRRRKAAKKDLAAKQSKKADQVNGEVTIELIHNDLEFHTIIIDCSYMPFIDSTGMTTFKNVVKEYKEIGVTVLLACCNTSVIDSLKRVAFFGPADKDMPSLLFHTVHSAVFFASDVPTAEAAGNTPV; via the exons ATGGGTTCGCTCTCACCAGACAATATGGAGGACACCAAATCATCCGTGATAGGACCTCTGGAGAGAAGAGTCCGACAACGCAAAGCCCCTCTCGAAGTGATAAAGTCCAAAATAGGCAGAAGCTTAACCTGCTCCGTGCCCAGGTTAAAGGGCGCATTGACTGGACTCTTCCCTGTAGTGCTATGGCTGCCAAAATACAAGCTAAAAGAGTATGTTTGGGGCGATCTCATGTCTGGCCTCATAGTGGGCATCATTCTTGTCCCCCAAGCAATCGCCTACTGCCTACTGGCAGGGCTGGAGCCCATCTATGGCCTGTACACATCATTTTTTGCCAACATCATCTATTTCCTGATGGGCACCTCCAGGCATGTGTCAGTTGGCATCTTCAGCCTGATGAGCCTCATGGTTGGCCAGGTGGTAGACCGAGAGGTCTACCTGGCGGGCTTTGATCTGAATGAGGACGCTAAACAGGGGCCCGCTGGTGGTAATGCACTGAACTTCACAGAGGATTCCTACAGTGGTGTTATGAATGTCTCAACATTAAGAGTGTTGGACATGGAGTGTGGGAAAGAATGCTACGCTATCGGAATTGCTACTGCACTAACTTTACTTGCTGGGATTTATCAG GTGTTGATGGCTGTGTTAAGGCTGGGATTTGTCTCAGTCTATCTCTCTGGGCCAATGCTTGATGGATTCGCCACTGGTGCCTCGTGTACAATCCTCACTGTCCAGGCCAAGTACCTTCTGGGACTGAAGATCCCTCGTCACCAAGGCTACGGCACTGTGGTAGTCACCTGGATCAACATCTTCAAGAACATTCACAAGACCAACTTCTGTGACATGATAACAAGTGCCATTTGCATCAGCATCCTGGTGGCTGGCAAAGAGATCCAAGAGCGGTTTAAGGACCGCCTGAAAATACCACTTCCCACTGAGCTTGTGGTGGTTGCAGGTGCAACCGTAGCATCCCATTTCGCTGACTTCCATGGAACGTACAGCTCCAGTATTTCCGGGGCAATCCCCACAGGCTTCATCCAGCCAAAGGTCCCTAGTGTAGACATGATGTCCCGGGTTGTGTTCGACGCAATCCCGCTAGCAGTCATTAGCTTTGCTTTTACAGTCTCCCTATCGGAGATGTTTGCCAAAAAGCATGGATATACAGTTAGGCCCAACCAAGAGATGATAGCCATTGGCTGTTGCAACATCATCCCTTCCTTCTTCCATAGCTTCACTACCAGTGCTGCCCTGGCTAAGACCATGGTGAAGGACTCTACAGGATGCCAAACACAAGTGTCCAGTGTTGTGAGTGCCTTTGTTGTCCTCTTAGTCCTGCTCTTCTTTGCCCCTTTTTTCTATGCTTTGCAGAAGTGTGTCCTGGCCTGCATCATCATTGTGAGCCTGAGGGGTGCTCTTCGCAAATTCAGGGATCTGCCCAACATGTGGCGTGTCAGCAAAATGGACGCCATCGTCTGGATCGTGACCATGGCATCAACGGCGCTCATAAGTGTGGAGCTGGGATTGCTTGTTGGGGTGGTGTTCTCCATGATGTGTGTCGTGGCACAAACTCAACATCCCCAAGTGTCTTTACTTGGTCAGGTCAATAACTCCTGCCATTATGAAGACACAGAGGAGTACCAAAATCTACAGACCATCCCCAAGGTCAAAATTTTCCGCTTTCAGTCACCTTTGTACTATGCCAACAAGCAAATCTTTTTGAAGTCCTTGTACAAAACTGTTGGACTCGAACCATTCCTTGAAGTGACCAGGAGGAGGAAAGCAGCAAAAAAAGATTTGGCGGCAAAACAGAGTAAGAAAGCGGACCAAGTGAATGGTGAAGTTACTATAGAACTCATTCACAATGACCTAGAATTCCATACTATCATCATAGATTGTTCATACATGCCCTTTATTGACTCCACTGGGATGACCACATTTAAAAATGTAGTGAAAGAGTATAAAGAAATTGGTGTCACAGTTCTCTTAGCATGCTGCAATACTTCAGTCATAGACTCACTGAAGCGAGTAGCCTTTTTTGGGCCGGCTGACAAGGACATGCCCAGCTTATTGTTTCATACGGTTCACAGTGCTGTGTTTTTTGCCAGTGATGTTCCAACAGCAGAAGCAGCGGGCAATACACCTGTATAA
- the rbp4l gene encoding retinol binding protein 4, like, whose translation MEYYKFALLVVLLSYIERCWSASCVVDTFTVKQDFDPKRYAGKWYAQQKKDPEGLFLQDNISAEYTIDDDGTMTASSKGRVTLFGFWVVCADMAAQYTVPDPTAPGKMFMNYQGLASYLSSGGDNYWIIDTDYDNYAITYACRALKDDGTCEDGYALVFSRNPRGLPPAIQRVVRAKQEEICMAGQFQPVLQSGAC comes from the exons ATGGAATACTACAAGTTCGCTCTGCTCGTTGTGCTCTTGTCCTACATCGAGCGCTGCTGGTCTGCCTCCTGTGTGGTGGACACTTTCACGGTCAAGCAGGACTTCGACCCCAAGAGA TATGCTGGCAAGTGGTATGCCCAGCAGAAGAAAGACCCTGAGGGCCTGTTCCTGCAGGACAACATCTCCGCTGAGTACACCATTGATGATGACGGCACCATGACTGCTTCCTCCAAGGGCCGTGTCACCCTCTTCGG ATTTTGGGTTGTGTGCGCTGACATGGCTGCCCAGTACACCGTGCCTGACCCCACTGCTCCCGGCAAGATGTTCATGAACTACCAGGGCCTGGCCAGCTACCTGTCCAGCGGAG GTGACAACTACTGGATCATTGACACCGACTATGACAACTATGCCATCACCTATGCCTGCCGCGCCCTGAAGGACGATGGCACCTGTGAGGATGGCTATGCCCTGGTCTTCTCCCGCAACCCTCGTGGTCTGCCCCCAGCCATCCAGCGTGTGGTCCGCGCAAAGCAGGAGGAGATCTGCATGGCTGGCCAGTTCCAGCCTGTTCTCCAGTCCG GAGCTTGCTAA
- the pde6b gene encoding rod cGMP-specific 3',5'-cyclic phosphodiesterase subunit beta, which produces MSVSKEDVAKFLDGNQAFATSYFNKKLSAGAIASAMGVEESTVDFTMFKEVSQVEESEILFDVIKDMQENVNMEKVIFKILKRICHLTQADRCSLYMYRQRNGIAELATRLFNIGVDSELEDCIVPPDSEIVFPLDIGIVGNVAQTKKHTNVKDVAENSNFSNFVDELTGYTTRNLMAVPIMNGKDVVAVVMVVNKTTGPHFTDADEDLFLKYMKVASLNLKIYHLNYLHNCETRKGQLLLWSANKVFEELTDIERQFHKALYTVRAYLNCDRYSVGLLDMTKEKEFFDIWPVLMGEQAPYSGPVTPDGREVIFYKVIDYILHGKEDIKVIPSPPADHWALASGMPVYVAETGLICNLMNAPAEETFQFQKEPLDSSGWTIKNVLSLPIVNKKEEIVGVATFYNRKDGKPFDEQDEQLMEALTQFLGWSVLNPDTYDKMNKLENKKDIAQDMVMYHVKCRNDEIQNILKTREYFDREPADCDEDEFRQILKKELPGPKKFEIYEFHFSDFDCTEMDLVKCAIQMYYEVGVVKKFQVPQEVLVRFMYSVSKGYRRITYHNWRHGFNVGQTMFTLLTTGLLKRYYTDLEVMAMITAGFLHDIDHRGTNNLYQVKSGNPLAKLHGSSILERHHLEFGKFLLQDESLNIFQNLNRRQNEHVIHLMDIAIIATDLALYFKKRTMFQKIVDLSETYEDEKKWVDFMSLETTRKEIVMAMMMTACDLSAIAKPWEIQSKVALNVAEEFWEQGDLERSVLDQQPIPMMDRTKVADLPKMQCGFIDFVCTFVYKEFSRFHPTITPMLNGILNNRKEWKARQEIHEAQLKELEDAKAAKEGTSGGKSGNPGGGGGSKTCSIC; this is translated from the exons ATGAGTGTCAGCAAGGAGGACGTCGCCAAGTTCCTGGATGGAAACCAAGCCTTTGCCACGAGCTACTTCAACAAGAAGCTCAGTGCTGGGGCCATCGCCTCGGCCATGGGTGTTGAGGAGTCCACGGTGGACTTCACCATGTTCAAGGAGGTGAGCCAGGTGGAGGAAAGTGAGATCCTGTTTGATGTCATCAAGGACATGCAGGAGAACGTGAACATGGAGAAAGTGATCTTCAAGATCCTAAAAAGGATCTGTCACCTCACCCAGGCCGACCGCTGCAGTCTCTACATGTACCGGCAGCGGAACGGCATTGCTGAGCTCGCCACCCGGCTCTTCAATATTGGCGTTGACTCAGAGCTCGAGGACTGCATTGTCCCGCCCGACTCTGAGATCGTCTTCCCCCTTGATATTGGAATAGTGGGCAATGTGGCCCAGACAAAGAAACACACCAATGTCAAGGATGTGGCAGAG AACAGTAACTTCAGCAATTTTGTGGACGAGCTGACTGGATATACAACACGAAATCTCATGGCCGTGCCCATCATGAACGGCAAAGATGTGGTGGCTGTTGTCATGGTCGTCAACAAAACCACTGGGCCTCATTTCACTGATGCGGATGAGGAT ctttttttaaagtatatgaAAGTTGCCTCTTTGAACTTGAAAATCTACCACTTGAACTACCTTCACAACTGTGAGACGAGGAAAGGCCAG CTCCTGCTGTGGTCGGCCAACAAAGTGTTTGAAGAGCTCACAGACATTGAGCGACAGTTTCACAAGGCTTTGTACACAGTGCGTGCATACCTGAACTGTGACAGATACTCAGTCGGCCTGCTGGACATGACCAAAGAAAAA GAGTTCTTTGATATCTGGCCTGTGTTAATGGGGGAGCAGGCCCCTTACTCTGGTCCAGTGACCCCGGATGGCAGG GAGGTAATCTTCTACAAAGTCATTGATTATATTTTGCATGGAAAGGAAGACATCAAAGTCATTCC ATCTCCTCCTGCTGATCATTGGGCTTTAGCAAGTGGGATGCCTGTTTACGTGGCAGAAACTGGATTG ATTTGTAACCTCATGAATGCACCAGCAGAGGAGACGTTCCAGTTTCAG AAAGAGCCATTGGACAGCAGTGGCTGGACAATAAAGAATGTCCTCTCCCTGCCAATCGTCAACAAGAAGGAAGAAATCGTGGGCGTGGCCACTTTCTACAACCGGAAGGATGGCAAGCCCTTCGATGAGCAGGATGAACAACTCATGGAG GCCTTGACACAGTTCCTTGGATGGTCAGTACTAAACCCAGACACCTACGACAAGATGAATAAACTAGAGAACAAGAAAGACATTGCCCAAGACATGGTAATGTATCATGTCAAGTGCCGGAATGATGAAATCCAGAACATTCTG AAAACAAGAGAATATTTTGATAGAGAACCAGCAGACTGTGATGAGGATGAATTTCGGCAGATCCTG AAAAAAGAGCTCCCGGGCCCAAAGAAGTTTGAAATCTACGAGTTCCATTTCTCTGACTTTGACTGCACAGAGATGGACCTTGTGAAGTGTGCGATTCAAATGTACTATGAAGTCGGAGTTGTCAAAAAGTTCCAGGTTCCTCAGGAG GTTTTGGTAAGGTTCATGTACTCAGTCAGTAAAGGCTACAGAAGGATCACCTATCACAACTGGCGCCATGGATTCAACGTGGGACAGACAATGTTCACTCTTTTAAcg ACAGGGCTGTTGAAACGCTACTACACTGACCTGGAAGTGATGGCGATGATCACAGCTGGTTTCCTACATGACATAGATCACAGGGGAACCAATAATCTCTACCAGGTTAA ATCTGGCAATCCACTTGCTAAGCTACATGGGTCATCCATTCTAGAGAGGCATCATTTAGAGTTTGGCAAATTCCTGCTTCAGGATGAG AGTTTGAATATTTTCCAAAACCTCAACAGAAGACAAAATGAACATGTCATCCATCTCATGGACATTGCCATTATTGCCACCGACCTTGCTTTGTATTTCAA AAAAAGGACAATGTTCCAGAAGATTGTGGATTTATCAGAAACATATGAGGATGAGAAAAAATGGGTAGATTTCATGTCCCTGGAGACAACGAGAAAAGAAATTGTTAT GGCCATGATGATGACAGCCTGTGACCTGTCAGCCATCGCCAAACCATGGGAAATTCAAAGCAAG GTGGCTCTTAATGTGGCAGAAGAGTTCTGGGAGCAAGGTGACTTGGAGAGGAGTGTTCTGGACCAGCAACCCATT CCCATGATGGACAGAACTAAGGTAGCTGACTTACCCAAGATGCAGTGTGGTTTCATCGATTTCGTCTGCACTTTTGTATACAAG GAGTTTTCCCGCTTTCATCCTACCATCACGCCAATGTTAAATGGTATTCTGAACAACAGGAAAGAGTGGAAGGCGAGGCAAGAGATACACGAGGCCCAGCTGAAGGAGTTAGAGGATGCTAAGGCGGCCAAAGAGGGCACTTCTGGAGGCAAAT CTGGTAAcccaggtggtggtggaggatccAAGACGTGCTCAATATGCTAG
- the hspb11 gene encoding heat shock protein beta-11, translating to MLCPSAFQPISPFMDFHWPVRSLWPETRPLFFQMEQEMMRHMQEMKNNMEFMDRLHQKIFNEIDQGLTPTTFKPITFHMGKAGDQFAVTLETKDFAPEELTVKQVGRKLRVSGKTEKKQDDGKGSYSYRCEEFRQEFDLPQGVNPEAVTCSLAEGKLQITAPNKALPESKERVVPIELTPALKNKETLAVAEGEAASAKN from the coding sequence ATGCTTTGCCCCAGCGCATTCCAGCCTATCAGCCCATTCATGGACTTCCACTGGCCTGTACGCAGCCTGTGGCCCGAGACGAGGCCCCTGTTCTTCCAGATGGAACAGGAGATGATGAGGCACATGCAGGAGATGAAAAACAACATGGAGTTCATGGATCGCCTCCATCAGAAGATCTTCAACGAGATCGACCAGGGCCTGACGCCGACCACGTTCAAGCCCATCACGTTCCACATGGGCAAGGCGGGAGATCAGTTTGCCGTGACACTTGAAACCAAAGACTTTGCCCCGGAGGAGCTCACCGTCAAGCAGGTGGGCAGGAAACTGCGGGTCAGTGGCAAGACAGAGAAGAAGCAGGACGACGGCAAGGGCTCCTACTCCTACAGATGTGAGGAGTTCAGGCAAGAGTTCGACCTGCCCCAGGGAGTGAATCCGGAGGCAGTGACCTGCTCTCTCGCCGAGGGCAAACTACAGATAACGGCGCCCAACAAGGCCCTTCCGGAGAGCAAAGAGAGGGTGGTGCCCATTGAACTTACCCCTGCTTTGAAGAACAAAGAGACTCTGGCAgtggctgaaggagaggcaGCCAGTGCTAAGAACTGA
- the mrps18c gene encoding 28S ribosomal protein S18c, mitochondrial isoform X2 has product MMNCYSEQASRSVSVAADEDHKDMPIKIENPFKEPQKGCILCSNEIKVDYKNIQLLSQFISPHTGRIYGRHITGLCGRRQKEISKAIKRAHAMGFMSVTLKDPQFMKDPNICDIKHLE; this is encoded by the exons AGCAAGCTTCCCGAAGTGTATCAGTTGCTGCCGATGAAGACCACAAAGACATG CCCATCAAAATTGAAAATCCATTCAAGGAGCCTCAGAAAGGATGCATTCTGTGCAGCAACGAGATAAAAGTAGATTACAAAAACATTCAG TTGCTCTCTCAGTTTATATCACCACACACAGGGCGAATTTATGGCAGACACATAACAG GACTTTGTGGGAGGAGACAAAAGGAGATATCTAAAGCTATAAAGAGGGCACATGCAATGG GTTTCATGTCAGTGACGTTAAAAGATCCCCAGTTTATGAAGGACCCCAACATCTGTGACATCAAACATCTGGAATAA
- the mrps18c gene encoding 28S ribosomal protein S18c, mitochondrial isoform X1, with protein MFTKMLALRSCRTVFLNLSQAGFKRQVAEQASRSVSVAADEDHKDMPIKIENPFKEPQKGCILCSNEIKVDYKNIQLLSQFISPHTGRIYGRHITGLCGRRQKEISKAIKRAHAMGFMSVTLKDPQFMKDPNICDIKHLE; from the exons ATGTTTACCAAAATGCTTGCGCTTCGAAGTTGCCGAACAGTTTTTCTTAACCTTTCACAGGCGGGATTTAAACGTCAAGTTGCAG AGCAAGCTTCCCGAAGTGTATCAGTTGCTGCCGATGAAGACCACAAAGACATG CCCATCAAAATTGAAAATCCATTCAAGGAGCCTCAGAAAGGATGCATTCTGTGCAGCAACGAGATAAAAGTAGATTACAAAAACATTCAG TTGCTCTCTCAGTTTATATCACCACACACAGGGCGAATTTATGGCAGACACATAACAG GACTTTGTGGGAGGAGACAAAAGGAGATATCTAAAGCTATAAAGAGGGCACATGCAATGG GTTTCATGTCAGTGACGTTAAAAGATCCCCAGTTTATGAAGGACCCCAACATCTGTGACATCAAACATCTGGAATAA